From a region of the Trichocoleus sp. FACHB-46 genome:
- a CDS encoding PCP reductase family protein yields the protein MSDAIQWTTDAEARLKEIPFFVRPAARKKIEKFAQEAGINQITVEVYEQAKQKFGSN from the coding sequence ATGAGTGATGCAATTCAGTGGACCACTGACGCAGAAGCCCGTCTCAAAGAAATTCCCTTCTTTGTTCGTCCAGCTGCCCGCAAAAAAATCGAGAAGTTTGCTCAAGAGGCAGGCATCAACCAAATCACGGTCGAAGTCTACGAGCAAGCCAAACAAAAATTTGGTTCCAATTAA